The segment GGCCAATCGCCCGCGCACCCCTTGAGCGGGCGGTGCTCTGGGAGCGTCTGGGGCAAGGCTGGCGGGTGGCGAAAATCGATGATCTCGTGCACGAGGCTCCCGTATCGCAATTGATCAAGATGCAGAAGACAATCGCCGCAGGCCCATTATTTGGCAGGCCGTGGTCGATCTTCGAGGGGATCGATGGGCTTTGGGACATATTGCAAACTCTGCAAGCCCCGCTGCCGGGGGATGCATCCTGGATGTATGCCTGGACCAGGACACTCTACTCCGCCATTTCGGCGGCTGGCGTTGATTTTTGTGCGGCCCACGGCGATCCGCATTCGTCCAATGTGATGATCGGTCCATCCGGCCAGTTGCAATGGGTGGACTTCGATATGGCAGGCGACATGGACCCCTATTATCAGCTTGGGGTGCAGATGAACGAGCTTTACCAGTTCGAGAGCCAGATGCAGCCGCTTTTGGAAATGCATGATGGGGCTTTTTCCACCAAGGCTTTTGCGCGCTGCCGCCTGTATGCGGCAGCCGATGATTTCTATTGGGCCTTGCGCAGCATGCTTCTGGAAATGTGCTCTCCCCGGCGAAGCGTCGAGTTTCTGAAATATGCCGAATGGCGTTTCTTGCGGTGCAGAATGCTGTTGGGTCGTCCCGGATTTGAGGAACTGGTCAGATCGATTTGAAGCAGGAGTGACATTATGAACGAAATTGGTATGGCAACCACCGAAGTTGAGCACGCCCTGGAGGTTGCGCTCACTCAGGTCACAGGCTGGCAAGGCCGTAAACTGCGCTATAAGGCCGTTCTCGGCGGTATCAGCAACACCAATTTCCGCATCGAGGTGGAAGGAGATCCCCTCTCCTATTTCCTGAAAATTCCCGGTCGTGGCACGGAGATGTTTATTGACCGCAAGGCGGCGGCGGCGGCCAGCAAGCAGGCCGAAACCATTGGCGTTGGGCCACGGACATTCGATTATCTCGCCCATCTGGACATTGAAATTGCGGAATTCATCGATGGTCGCAGACCATCCACCCATCGCGACTTTGCCGATCCCCAGATCCGCCACAAAGCTGTTTCCCTCTATTGTGATTTTCATGCGGCGCCAGAACTGCCTCTGACCAAAACCGTCTTTGACATGATCGACGAGCACTATGCGCAGGTGGAAGAGCTGGGCGGTTACTGGCCCAGTGATCATGCATGGCTTCGTGATCAATATCGACAAGCGCGCATGGCGCTGGAGGCATCCGGCCTCGATCTCGTTCCCTGTTTCAATGATCCCATGCCGGGC is part of the Agrobacterium vitis genome and harbors:
- a CDS encoding phosphotransferase, whose amino-acid sequence is MKPLGTPDNEDEARAERALSRFTTLPLRTLTYRVALPAVASPSYHAVESATFDIAPDGTEPTLFLKMAGDETKALVDDAISFAAATRLYDLGLSPRPIARAPLERAVLWERLGQGWRVAKIDDLVHEAPVSQLIKMQKTIAAGPLFGRPWSIFEGIDGLWDILQTLQAPLPGDASWMYAWTRTLYSAISAAGVDFCAAHGDPHSSNVMIGPSGQLQWVDFDMAGDMDPYYQLGVQMNELYQFESQMQPLLEMHDGAFSTKAFARCRLYAAADDFYWALRSMLLEMCSPRRSVEFLKYAEWRFLRCRMLLGRPGFEELVRSI
- a CDS encoding choline/ethanolamine kinase family protein, translated to MNEIGMATTEVEHALEVALTQVTGWQGRKLRYKAVLGGISNTNFRIEVEGDPLSYFLKIPGRGTEMFIDRKAAAAASKQAETIGVGPRTFDYLAHLDIEIAEFIDGRRPSTHRDFADPQIRHKAVSLYCDFHAAPELPLTKTVFDMIDEHYAQVEELGGYWPSDHAWLRDQYRQARMALEASGLDLVPCFNDPMPGNFLIGENKSIKLIDFEYASNNERLYDLAIWSGEMFFSESIDREIIEDYFGHYDTGYHARFIVLKALADIKWSTWAMVQNRISTLDFDFYKYGIWKHMRARSIINDPRWPLFLKSL